The genomic window GTGTAAACGGGCGCTTTTGTGGATAGAAAGTTTGGCGATCAGGACATGTGAGAGGATCGGATGAGGGGAAGGAGGTTGGCGTTTGGGGGAGGCTGGGGCAATCTTTTCCTTATGCTTTCGGTGCTTGATATGCGAGCGGAGGATGGGGGGCTTGAAGGGGACGTTATCGGAAGTCGCAGAGGCGATATTGAAAGATTCTGGAGCGATATTGGAAGTTTCTGGGGCAGTATTGGAAGTTTCTAGCGCGATATTGGAAGTTTCTGAGGCGGTATTGGAAGATTCTGGCGTGGCATTGGAAGTTTCTGGGGCAGTATTGGAAGTTTCTAGCGCGATATTGGAAGTTTCTGGGGCGGTATTGGAAGATTCTGGCGCGGTATTGGAAGATTCTGAGGCGATATTGGAAGTTTCTGGGGCGATATTGGAAGTTTCTAGGGCACTATTGGAAGATTCTGGCGCAATATTGGAAGTTTCTGGCGTGGCATTGGAAGATTCTGGGGCGGCATTGGAAGTTTTAAGGGTGAGAAAAAGGGGTGATGGGAGGAGAGAAAGGGGTGTTGCGCGAGGTATCGGACTCGGTTGGTGAAGTATTCCGAAAGGGAAAGGGGTGGGACATAAGGCTAAGGCTTTGTTTTTTTTGGATTCTAAAAAGCGGTGTTGCGCGAGGCAAAAGCCTCGCTTGACATCGCTCTCCAAAGCAAGCGGCGGCGCATGGGGCGGGCGCCGGATTGGGCTGCGGCACTCTAAAAAGCGGTGTTGCGCGAGGTAAGGGCTTCGGTTGACATCGCACTCCAAAGGTGGTGTGCGGGGGATGTTTTCGGTTTGTCGTGGTCGATGGGTTATGGGTTTTCGGTGATTCGGACTCGTGCGAAGCGGCGGGGATTTTGGGTGATTGTCTGGCTGTCTTGCCATAGGACGCGTTCCCATTGGGTATTGATGGGTATGATGAGTAAGGCGGAGCCGCCTGGGGTGTAGGTTTGGAGGTCGTTGGTGAATTCGACTTGGTAGGTGATGCCAGGGGTGGAGGTGGCTCTTCGCCGGATGAATTCGAGGGTGAGTTTTTGGGTGGTGGTGTCGATGTAGACGTGGGGGAGGCCTTTGGTGCCGGTGGATGGGGTGATGGGGACTGCGGGGTCGGTGAGGTTGAGGTTGAAGGCGAAGCGGAGGAGGTTGGGGACGCCATCGGGTGCGGTGGCGAGGCTGGCAGAGGGGCCGTTGGGGGATGTGGTGCCGTAGTTTTGTAGGCGCCATTCTTCGATGCGCTTGAGGGTGGCTGAAGAGGTGGTCATGGAAGGGGGCGAGGAGCCGCCGGTGTTGACGGCTTTGACGCGGTAGTGATACCAGGTGTTGGGGGTGAGTTGGGTGTCGGTGTAGTAGTTTTGGGATGGGGGTGTGGTGGCGATGGGGGTCCAGTTTTGGAGGTCGGTGCTTCTTTCGATGTTGTAGGCTGTGGCGGAGGTGACGGTGGTCCAGTAGAGGGAGATTTGTTCTGCGGATGAGGCGTTGCTGACGAGGAAGGCTGGGGCGGTGGGGGGAGGCATGAGGGCGGTGACGATGCAGAGGTTGTCTATTGCCCAGGGGTCGTGGGAGGCGGAGCTGGGGGTGTTTTGGCGCCAGCGGATGCGAGTGGAGGGGGTGATGGCGGCTGGGGGGAGGGCGACTTCGATGTCGGTCCATTGGAGGTGGTGGGGGAAGGAGATGGGGAGGGTGGTGATGTGGTGCCAGGTGGTGCCGTTGTCGGTGGAGTATTCGAGGATGACGGATTTGGCGGCGTCGGCGTTGTCCCAGTGGGTTTGGCCGTTGAGGATTTCGTGGCCGGCGCGGAATTTGAATTTGAGGTAGCCGAGTTGGTGGAGGTAGATGGGGATGGTCTGGGCTGAGCGTTCGCCGGCTGCTCCAAACCAGAGGGCTTTGCCTTGGTGGAAGCCGTTGCCGCCGTTGATGGCGGAGCCG from Candidatus Methylacidiphilales bacterium includes these protein-coding regions:
- a CDS encoding fibronectin type III domain-containing protein, which encodes MPPPTAPAFLVSNASSAEQISLYWTTVTSATAYNIERSTDLQNWTPIATTPPSQNYYTDTQLTPNTWYHYRVKAVNTGGSSPPSMTTSSATLKRIEEWRLQNYGTTSPNGPSASLATAPDGVPNLLRFAFNLNLTDPAVPITPSTGTKGLPHVYIDTTTQKLTLEFIRRRATSTPGITYQVEFTNDLQTYTPGGSALLIIPINTQWERVLWQDSQTITQNPRRFARVRITENP